DNA from Amycolatopsis sp. DSM 110486:
CTGGCATCGAACCTCCGCAACCGCGCGGAAATCGCCTCGACGTCCGAGCCCGACAATGCCGCGTCGGCCGCCAGCGCGTCCCGCGGATCCCCGCCCCGCACCACGTGGAACGACACCCGGTACAACGGCACCGACTCGTCGCCACGCAGGTTCGAAACCAACTCCGCCAGATCCGCGTACCCGGCCGCCACCGCGTCCTCGTCCGTCAGATCCGCGACGGTCACCTCGTCGACCTGCTCCACCTCGATCAGGTCGACACCCGTCCGGTACCGATGCCCGGCGATCGCCTTGTTGCGCGCCCACCTGCGCACCATCACGGTCACGCGCCCCGCGTGGATGCCTTCCCGCAGCCGTGCCTCGAACAGCATCCGCCCATCCTACGGCGGCCGCCCGACATTCCACGCATCTCCGACGCCCCACCCGCACGACCACGCGACTGGCGCGGCATTTCCAACCCCCTGCCTGCAACCCCCACCCCGCCAGCACCCGCACTGTCCATCCGTAGCAACCCAGCTCCAGCAACCCAACCCCGTTCAAGATCACCCGATAGAGCACCGACCCACAGGCGCCCCACAGCAATGCCACAACCCGGCCAAAGCCGGGCGCCGAACGATGGCTCCCATGAACGCCACCGCACCCTCCCGAAACGGAGCCGAAAACGGAGCGAAGGCCGCGGGAGCACCGGCACAAGTGCCCCAGCCCCGGCCCGGGTCGACGCCGGTCGGCCTCGGCGGGCCGCAGCCGGTGCTCGACGTCGTGATCCCGGTGTACAACGAGGAAACCGACCTGGAGCCCTGCATCCGCCGGCTTCACGCGCACCTCGAGGAGCACGCCGGCTACGCCTACCGCATCACCATCGCGGACAACGCGAGCACCGACAAGACGCTCCACGTGGCAGAAACCCTCGCGAGAGAGTTCGCCCAGGTCGAGGTGCGCCACCTCGACGAGAAGGGCCGCGGCCGCGCGCTGAACGCCGTGTGGTCCACTTCGGACGCCCAGGTGCTGGCCTACATGGACGTCGACCTCTCCACCGACCTCGCCGCCCTGCAGCCGCTCGTGGCCCCGCTGCTCTCGGGACACTCGGACCTCGCCATCGGCAGCCGGCTCGCACGGGGTGCGCGCGTCGTCCGAGGCCCCAAACGTGAGTTCATTTCGCGCTGCTACAACCTCATCCTCAAGAGCGCGCTCGCTGCCCGGTTCTCCGACGCGCAGTGCGGCTTCAAGGCCATCCGTGCCGACGTCGCGCGCCGGCTGCTCCCCCACGTGCAGGACACGGGCTGGTTCTTCGACACCGAGCTCCTCGTCCTCGCGCAGCGCTCGGGCCTGAGGATCCACGAGGTCCCGGTCGACTGGGTCGACGACCCCGATTCGTCGGTCCACATCGTCAAGACGGCCACCGCAGATCTCAAGGGCATCGTGCGCATCACGCGCGCCACGTTCACCGGCGAGATCCCCGTGCGCCGCCTGCGCGAGCAGCTCGGCCGCGAGCCCATCGGCGTGACCGCGTCCGGCGTCTCGCCCAGCCTCGTGAAGCAGCTCGTGCGCTTCGCCGCGGTCGGGGTCGCCAGCACCGCCGCGTACCTGCTGCTGTTCCTCTTGTTGCGCAACGGAATTGGCTCGCAGCCCGCGAACTTCCTGGCCCTGTTCGTCACGGCCGTCGCCAACACCGCGGTCAACCGACGCGTCACGTTCGGCGTCCGCGGCCGTGGCGGCGCCGGTCGCCACCAATTCGAGGGCCTGATCGTATTCGGCCTCGGCCTCGTGCTCACCAGCGGCTCGCTGGCCCTGCTCAACCACACGACCCACCCCGGGCTCGTGCTGGAGACCACCGTCCTCGTGCTGGCGAACCTCGCCGCCACGGTGCTGCGCTTCCTGCTGCTGCGCGGCTGGGTGTTCAACCCCCGCCGGCGCCCGTCCGAGGAGACCCCATGACCGCCACGCTCGCCGTCCCCGCGAAGAAGAACCCCATACACCGCAAGGAAAACTCACCACCCTGGGTCCGCCCCGCCGTGTTCGGCCTACTGGCCCTCACCGCCGTTCTCTACTTCTGGGACCTCACCGCCTCGGGCTTCGGCAACTCCTTCTACGCCGCCGCCGTGCAGTCGGGCACCCAGAACGTCGAGGCCTGGCTCTTCGGCTCGCTCGACTCCGGCAACGTGATCACCGTCGACAAACCACCCGCCGCCCTCTGGGTCGGCACGGCCTTCGCCCGCATCTTCGGCTTCTCCAGCTTCACGGTGCTGGCCCCGCAGGCGCTCATGGGCGTCGCGTCCGTCGGCCTGCTCTACCTGACGGTCCGCCGCGTCTCCGGTCCCGTCCCCGGCCTCCTCGCCGGCGCCGGTCTCGCGCTGACGCCCGTGGCCGCGCTGATGTTCCGCTTCAACAACCCCGACGCCCTGCTCGTGCTCCTGCTCATCGCCGCCGCCTACTTCACCGTGCGCGCCGTGGAGAAGGCGAGCCCGATGTGGCTGGCACTCGCCGGTTTCGCCGTCGGGTTCGGCTTCCTGACGAAGATGATGCAGGCCTTCACTGTGCTGCCCGCGTTCGCGCTCGTCTACCTCGTGGCCGCGCCGACGTCGCTCGGCAAACGCCTGCTGCACCTGCTGTACGCGGGCCTCGCGGTGATCGTGTCCGCCGGGTGGTTCGTGGCGCTCGTCGAGATCTGGCCCACGGCCTCGCGCCCCTACATCGGCGGCTCCACCGGCGACAGCCTGCTCGAACTCGCCCTCGGCTACAACGGCCTCAGCCGCATCTTCGGCGGCGAGGGGCCCGGCGGTGGCGGCGGGTTCGGCGGTGCGGGCGGCGGCAACACGATGTTCGGCGGCAGCAGCGGCCTGGGCCGCATGTTCGGCGCCAGCTTCGGCACGGAAGTGTCGTGGCTGCTGCCGGCCGCGATCATCGGGCTCGTCGCCGGCCTCTGGTTCACCCGCCGCGCCGCCCGCACCGACCGCACACGCGCCGCCCTGCTGCTCTGGGGTGGCTGGCTGCTCGTCACGGGCCTGGTGTTCAGCCTCATGAGCGGCATCGTGCACCCGTACTACTCCGTGCAGCTCGCCCCGGCGATCGCCGCCGTGGTCGCGATTTCGGGCCATGCCCTGTGGCGCGGCCGGGCGAACACCGCGTCACGGGCGGTGCTCGGCGCGATGATCGCCGTGACGGCCGTGTGGAGCTTCATCCTCCTCGACCGCACACCGGACTGGTTCCCCGCGCTGCGGTGGATCATCGTGGTGCTGGGTGTGCTCGTCGCGACGGTCGTGGTCGTCGGCGTACCCCCGCTGCGCAAGGCGCTGGTGGTCCTGGCCGCGGCGAGCGTGCTGACGCTCGGGCTCGGCACCGCCGCCTACGCCGTCGACACGGCCGCCCAGCCTCACACCGGCTCGATCCCGACGTCCGGCCCGAGCACCGGAGGCTTCGGCGGGTTCGGCGGCGGGGGGCCCGGTGAAGAGCAGACGAGCAGCGAGCTCACCGCGCTGCTGGCCAAGACCACCACGAAGTGGGCCGCCGCGACCACCGGTTCCCAGTCGGCCGCAAGCCTGGAGCTCGCCAGCGGCAAGTCGGTGATCGGCATCGGCGGCTGGGACGGCAGCGACCCGGCGCCCACGCTGGCGGAGTTCCAGCAGTACGTGGCCGACGGCCAGGTCTCCTACTACGTCGACGGCGGCCGCGGCGGCGGCGGACCCGGCGGCGGGTCGAGCGACATCACCGAGTGGGTCGCGACGAACTTCACCGCCACCACCGTCGGCAACTCGACCGTCTACGACCTCACGAAGTAGGCCGGACGCAAAGGCCACCTCGCCCAGTGCGAGGTGGCCTCTGTCTGTGCGAAGGCAGCGTGTGAAGCGGTGGTTTAGGCCAACAGGGGAAAAACAGCCGGGTCTCAGTCTGTTCCCAGGAAACGAGCGCATTCTGGAAACTGCAGGGGGAAAGCCGCGAACACCGGGGAGGTCACGATGGCCGGATACCCACGCTGGCACACCGCCAGCGCCCAGGGCCCACGCGAGCGCAACGCCGACGCCGTGAGCGCCTACGCCCTCGCCGGCGCGCCCGGGATCACCTTCGCGCTCGCCGACGGCGTCGGCGACGACCCCGGAGCGGGCCGCGCCGCCCAGACCGCCGCCGCTGCCGCCGCGCGCACGCCCGTGCAGAGCGGGCCCGTCGCCGCGATCCTCAACGCCCAGCGCGCCCTGCGCGAGCTCGGCGGCACCGGCGACGCCGTGCTCGTGGTCGCCATGCCCTTCCCCGGCGGCTACCGCATCGCGTGGGTCGGCGATTCCCGCGCGTACGCCTGGGACGGCACCATGATCCGCAAGCTCACCACCGACCACACGCTGGCCGAGTACTTCCGCGCGCGCCACCAGCCGTACTCGCCGCGCATGGAGCACATGGTCACCACGAGCGTGCGCACCACGAAGCCCGACGAGATCGGCACGACGGAGGTCGTCGGCGGCGGGCTGTTGCTCACCAGCGACGGCGTGCACAAGGTCCTCCCGCCCGCCACCATCGACGACATCCTGGCCGACCCCGAGCGCGGCGCCGCTGCGCTCGTCGAGGCAGCCATCACCTTCGGCGGCACCGACAACGCCACCGCGCTCTTCGTCGAACAGCCGGAGGTGGACGTGGCCGCCATCGTCACCGAGCGATTTCCCTCAGCTGCCTGAATCCGAGCCGCCTGAACCCGTGCCGTCTGAACCAGGGCCGTCTGATTCACGCTGACGGGCTCGTTCTCGGCGCAGCTGCCGATACTCCCGGTACACGAGCACGATGATCACCGCGTCGAGCGCCGCGAAGAACGGCAGCGCGATCGAATGCGTGTTGATCGCCCGGTACACCTCGTAGACCACGAACGCGCCCAGCACCACCATCGCCACCGGGTACGCCCGCATCCACTTGCGCGCGAGCGCCCACACCAGCAGCAGCTTGATCACACCGTGGGCCAGCAGGTACGCCACCGCGAACGTCTTCGTGCCACCGCTCACGAAGTGCTCGGTCGCCAGTTCCAGGTGGCGGGCGAGCGTGCCCGACGGGTCGCCCAGCAGGTCGCGCGTGATCACGGCGTGGGTGAAGCCCGTGACCACCGTCGACGGGATGAACGCCAGAATCAGCGCCCCGACCAGCTGCACCGCACCGTCGAGCCCCTTGAGCGTGATCGCGATCCGGAACAGCCGGTCGGTGCTGGTCTTCCCCTGATTCTGCTGGTTCTCCCGGTTCGGCTGGTTCTGCTGGTTTGGCTCCGCCATCGGTCCAGCCAACACGAAAACCGCCGGTCACGCTCGGGTCGGGCGCCGGTGAGCACCCGTCAGGAGGATCCCTGCCAGGCTTGGCACGATTCGCACCTTTGGTGGCGCGCCGCGCGGTTCGTGGCGTCCCGGCCGTAGAACGGATAACACGCCGAACCGCACAACGCCAGGAACACATTCCCGCACCGCAACGGCCTCGGCCCCACCTGGTGCACCACCCCGATCACGTGCCGGCGCGTGCCGGCCTCGGGCAGCCACCCGTCGGGCGGCAGCACGGCGAGGATGGCCGCGTTCAGCTCGTCCGACCTGGCCACGAGCGCGCCGCCCAGGTCGAGCAGCCGTTCGCCGAGGTCGCGCAACGCGTCGGGGCGCGGCAGGTCCTCCTCGAACGTGCGCGCCAGGAACGCGAGATCCGCGCCCAGCGAAGCGTGCAGATCCCGGATCCGCTCCAGCAGAAGTGTGTCGTTCACGTCCGGCTCAACCACGCCGACGAACACACCGCACACGTCGGATCGAACCAATTCCCGCCGAGCTGCGGAACATCCGCCCGCGCGACGGTCACCTCCACCCCACACAACGCGACGAACGATTCCTCCGGACGCGGCGCGAAAGGCCCTTCATGGGCGTGCCGTTTTCCCTCGGCCTGCTGCCATCTCAACACAGCGGTCTCCCCTATTCAGCAACGTGCTGAACACAGCCTTCTGTCAACGCCGGTAAACGCCAACGGCGGCCCGGGTGATCATCCGATTACGTATGATGCCGCCCATGACCAAGCCTTCTGGCACCCCGCGCGCCGTGGCGCTGGGTGCGGCGCTGCGCGAAGTGCGCGAAGCGAAGAAGTTCGGCCTTCGCGAACTGTCGCGGGCACTCGACCTGAACCCAAGTCTCGTTGCGCACTGGGAAGCCGGAACCCGTATGCCGTCCACCGAGGACGTGGCCACCCTGCTGGGCTACTTGCGGGTGATCGGTGAGCCGAAGCGCCGGATCATGGATCTGGCCCGCAACATCCGGGATCCCAACTGGATGGCTGCCGGTCAGGCCGAACTGACTCCGGAATTGAGCACACTGGTTCAATGCGAGCAGGGCGCGAGCACAATAACCGAGTGGACACTAAATGTTATTCCTGGGCTATTGCAAACACCAGACTACGCGCGCGCCATTTTCGAAGAAGGTCTCACGCCCCAGCAAGCCGATGCTCGCCTTCAAGTTCGCCTCGGCCGACAGAAAATCCTGACCAACCACGACCCGGTGAAGTATTCCGCAATCGTCAGCGCACACGCTTTCGACGAGCCAATTGCTCCGGACTGGATCATGTCCGACCAGATGGATCACTTACTCGCCATCACGAGCCGACCCAACGTCAGCCTGCGGATCTTGCCCCGACAGCAGCGCTACCACCCCGGAATGAGCGGCCCATTTGTGCTTTATCAATACAAGCATCGAGATCCGATTATCCTGCTGGAACAGTACAGCACTACCTCGTTCCTCAGCAGCGATAAGGACTGGGGGCCTTATCAGCGGCTTGCTAAGCTCCTCGCCGGAGAGGCATTGAGCGAGGAAGCCAGCCGTGAGTTGATCGCGGAGGCGGCGAGATAGACGGAGGCCAGACATGCAGACTGCCCGGTGGCGGACGTCGTCGTACAGCCAGCAAAACACCGCCTGCGTTGAGGTGGCACTCTCGGAAGAGATCGGTGTCCGCGACACCAAGAATCGCGAAGCGGGACAACTCTCCGTCTCGCGCGAAGCGTGGCAGGGCGTGCTCGGCGCGTTGCAGGCGAAGCACTGAGGCCCTGAACTACAGAAGCAGCACTGAAGCACTGAAGCCCGGGGTTGCGGCCCTGTTGGACCGCAACCCCGGACTTGTCAGGCGCGCGCCACCGCCGGCGGACCGGCGTTGACGCCCCAGCTCGTCGGGGTGTCCGAGAGCTGAATCTTGATCGTTCCCGCGCGCAGCAGGTCCTTGTGCGACAACCAGCTCTGTCGCAGCTTGCCGCCGTTGCCCGGGCCGTCGGTCTTGACCGAGGACACGTACTGCAGCTTCGAAGCGCTGGCGCCCGGGGCCTCGATGGTGATCGTGCGGCCGTGCTCGGGCCGGATCTCGACCTTGTCGAACATGGGCGCGGTGATCACGTAGGTCGCCGAGCCGGGCTGGGCCTCGAAGATGCCGGCCATGGCGAAGACGAGCAGCGACGACGTGGCGCCGAGATCGTCGTTGCCGGGCATGCCGTAGACGTCGTCGGTGAAGAGCGTGCGCATGGCGCGCAGCACGGCCGAGGTCTTCCACGGCGCCCCCGTCCACGTGTACATCCACGGGGCGGCGAAGTCGGGCTCGTTGTTGGGGTTGAAGGCGAAGGCGTTGTGGTAGTCGTATGCGCCCGTCACCCAGGAGTCAGCGGCGGCCTTCGCCGGGTCCGTGAGCACGGTGGGCATGTCGAAGAACTTGTCGAGCCGCTGCTCGGCCTGCCCGGCGCCGCCCATCAGCCCGAAGAGGGTCTGCGGGTCCTGCTGACCCATCCACTGGTACTGCCAGGCCGTGCCCTCGTGGAAGGCGTTGGTCTGGGTGGGGTCGGGGTTGCCGACCGTGGAGCCGTCGGCGTTCTTCGGGACGGGGAAGCCGTTGAAGCCCTGGGAGGTGATCGTCGGGTCCCAGAGTTTGGTGAAATTGTCACAGCGCGAGGCGAGAGTTTTCGCCTTGTCCTGGTAACCCAGTCCCGAAGCCATGGTGGAAAGCGAACAGTCGCCCAGCGCGTACTCCAGCGTGGCGGAGCCGGCCTGGCGGCTGTCGCCGAACTTGTAGCCGGGCAGGTTCTGGTAGGCGACCCAGCCGTTCTGGACGTAGCTGGGGTTTCCGTCGCGGCCGCGGAAGATCGACTGGTCGGCCGGGACCTCGTTGGCGTTCTTCCAGAGCGCGTCGAACAGGCCGTGCGCGGTGCGGTTGTCGAGCAGGCCGCGGTTGTAGATGTCCACGACCCACGGGGTGATGGGGTCGCCGGACATCACGTTGGTCTCGCTGTTGCCGAGGCCCCAGCGTGGTAACCAGCCACCATCCTGGTAGATGTGCAACACGGATTTCGCCATGTCGGCGGCCTTGTCCGGATGCAGCAGCGCCACGAGCTGGTTCTGCGAGCGGTAGGTGTCCCAGAGCGAGAACATCTGGTAGTACGTCGAATCCGCCTTGTGCACCTGATCGTCGAAGCCGCGGTAGCGATTGTCCACATCGGACCCGATCGACGGGTGCAGCAGCGAGTGGTAGAGCGCGGTGTAATACGTACGCTGGTCTGGTGTTGTTCCACCAGCAACCCGCATGCGGTTGAGCTCATCCTGCCAGGTGTTGTGCGCTTGTGAACGCGCCTTGTCGAACGACTTGGGCTGCTCGGCCTTGCGGTTGAGGCGGGCGCCGTCGACCGAGGTGTAGGACAGGCCGACGGACGCACCGACCTGGTCGCCCTTGCTCGGGTCGAACGTCAGGTAGGCACCGGCGCGCTGGGTTCCGCGTGAGGCGTCGCGCTGATTCGGGGTGATCGTGCCGTCGGTCCAGGTGCCGAAGCTTTGGAACGTGCGGTCGAACTTGGCGCTGAAGAAGATCCGGTAGCGCTCCTTGCCGGTCTCACCACAGAAGTTGCCGCCCTGCAGCCAGCCTTCGACGGTGTCGTTGCCGACCACGTGGACGTCGCCCGCGTAGGTGGACCCGTTGCTCTGGCCGACCTCGATGAGCACGTTCTCGGGTCCCGAGCCGGCGGGGTAGGTGTAGCGGTGCTGGCCCGTGCGCTGCGTCGCGGTCAGCTCGGCCTGGATGCCGTTGTCGAACTTCACGCCGTAGTAGCCGGGCGCGCGGGTTTCGTTGGCGTGGCTGAACTTCGCGCCGTACTGCGCCGGGTCCGACGACGTGACGGCCCCGGTGGTCGGCATGAACCGGAAGTTGCCCATCGTCTGACAGCCGACGCCCGACAGGTGCGTGTGGCTGAAGCCGAGGATGGTGTCCTGCTTGTAGTCGTAGGACGCGTACTGGTTCAGCTGGGTGTCGGGGCTCAGCTGCACCATGCCGAACGGCACCGCGGCGCCCGGGAACGTCGTCCCGTCGCCGTTGTTGCCGATGCTGGTGTCGACGAGCGTGGTGGGGTCGTCGGCGAACTTCGGCCCTTGCTGGGCCTGGGCTGTGGCTGCCGTGGTGGTGGCCGCTGTGGCCACGGCGCTGGCGAGCACCAAGGCGGCGAACACGCGTTTCCGCGCTCTCATCGCGTTCCTTTCGGCGTGACAACGTTGTCAGATCGGGGTGTCTACGATCTTTGCCCGTTAGGTGGGGTTCCGTCAATCCACCGGGCGTACCAGTGGGGGTTTCACCACGGTGCTGAATCGGTTCCGGTGGTGCAGACCACTGGCAGCGTTGTCAGTGCTGAGTGGCCAGGCTTGCTTCCCACCCCCGTGCGGCGGCTCCGACCACGTCGCAGTCGCGCGCTGCACACCTGCACTCGCGCCCGCCGAGGCCACTCCAGGGGCCTTGTCAAGCCGGATTCGGAGTTGTCCACAGCGGTGCCGCTTGTCCACAGAAAGCCTCGGCCTGCCTCGC
Protein-coding regions in this window:
- a CDS encoding bifunctional glycosyltransferase family 2/GtrA family protein — its product is MNATAPSRNGAENGAKAAGAPAQVPQPRPGSTPVGLGGPQPVLDVVIPVYNEETDLEPCIRRLHAHLEEHAGYAYRITIADNASTDKTLHVAETLAREFAQVEVRHLDEKGRGRALNAVWSTSDAQVLAYMDVDLSTDLAALQPLVAPLLSGHSDLAIGSRLARGARVVRGPKREFISRCYNLILKSALAARFSDAQCGFKAIRADVARRLLPHVQDTGWFFDTELLVLAQRSGLRIHEVPVDWVDDPDSSVHIVKTATADLKGIVRITRATFTGEIPVRRLREQLGREPIGVTASGVSPSLVKQLVRFAAVGVASTAAYLLLFLLLRNGIGSQPANFLALFVTAVANTAVNRRVTFGVRGRGGAGRHQFEGLIVFGLGLVLTSGSLALLNHTTHPGLVLETTVLVLANLAATVLRFLLLRGWVFNPRRRPSEETP
- a CDS encoding glycosyltransferase family 39 protein, translating into MTATLAVPAKKNPIHRKENSPPWVRPAVFGLLALTAVLYFWDLTASGFGNSFYAAAVQSGTQNVEAWLFGSLDSGNVITVDKPPAALWVGTAFARIFGFSSFTVLAPQALMGVASVGLLYLTVRRVSGPVPGLLAGAGLALTPVAALMFRFNNPDALLVLLLIAAAYFTVRAVEKASPMWLALAGFAVGFGFLTKMMQAFTVLPAFALVYLVAAPTSLGKRLLHLLYAGLAVIVSAGWFVALVEIWPTASRPYIGGSTGDSLLELALGYNGLSRIFGGEGPGGGGGFGGAGGGNTMFGGSSGLGRMFGASFGTEVSWLLPAAIIGLVAGLWFTRRAARTDRTRAALLLWGGWLLVTGLVFSLMSGIVHPYYSVQLAPAIAAVVAISGHALWRGRANTASRAVLGAMIAVTAVWSFILLDRTPDWFPALRWIIVVLGVLVATVVVVGVPPLRKALVVLAAASVLTLGLGTAAYAVDTAAQPHTGSIPTSGPSTGGFGGFGGGGPGEEQTSSELTALLAKTTTKWAAATTGSQSAASLELASGKSVIGIGGWDGSDPAPTLAEFQQYVADGQVSYYVDGGRGGGGPGGGSSDITEWVATNFTATTVGNSTVYDLTK
- a CDS encoding PP2C family serine/threonine-protein phosphatase, with product MAGYPRWHTASAQGPRERNADAVSAYALAGAPGITFALADGVGDDPGAGRAAQTAAAAAARTPVQSGPVAAILNAQRALRELGGTGDAVLVVAMPFPGGYRIAWVGDSRAYAWDGTMIRKLTTDHTLAEYFRARHQPYSPRMEHMVTTSVRTTKPDEIGTTEVVGGGLLLTSDGVHKVLPPATIDDILADPERGAAALVEAAITFGGTDNATALFVEQPEVDVAAIVTERFPSAA
- a CDS encoding DUF2127 domain-containing protein codes for the protein MAEPNQQNQPNRENQQNQGKTSTDRLFRIAITLKGLDGAVQLVGALILAFIPSTVVTGFTHAVITRDLLGDPSGTLARHLELATEHFVSGGTKTFAVAYLLAHGVIKLLLVWALARKWMRAYPVAMVVLGAFVVYEVYRAINTHSIALPFFAALDAVIIVLVYREYRQLRRERARQRESDGPGSDGTGSGGSDSGS
- a CDS encoding zinc finger protein, with protein sequence MLRWQQAEGKRHAHEGPFAPRPEESFVALCGVEVTVARADVPQLGGNWFDPTCAVCSSAWLSRT
- a CDS encoding Scr1 family TA system antitoxin-like transcriptional regulator is translated as MTKPSGTPRAVALGAALREVREAKKFGLRELSRALDLNPSLVAHWEAGTRMPSTEDVATLLGYLRVIGEPKRRIMDLARNIRDPNWMAAGQAELTPELSTLVQCEQGASTITEWTLNVIPGLLQTPDYARAIFEEGLTPQQADARLQVRLGRQKILTNHDPVKYSAIVSAHAFDEPIAPDWIMSDQMDHLLAITSRPNVSLRILPRQQRYHPGMSGPFVLYQYKHRDPIILLEQYSTTSFLSSDKDWGPYQRLAKLLAGEALSEEASRELIAEAAR
- a CDS encoding DUF397 domain-containing protein, producing the protein MQTARWRTSSYSQQNTACVEVALSEEIGVRDTKNREAGQLSVSREAWQGVLGALQAKH
- a CDS encoding GH92 family glycosyl hydrolase, whose amino-acid sequence is MRARKRVFAALVLASAVATAATTTAATAQAQQGPKFADDPTTLVDTSIGNNGDGTTFPGAAVPFGMVQLSPDTQLNQYASYDYKQDTILGFSHTHLSGVGCQTMGNFRFMPTTGAVTSSDPAQYGAKFSHANETRAPGYYGVKFDNGIQAELTATQRTGQHRYTYPAGSGPENVLIEVGQSNGSTYAGDVHVVGNDTVEGWLQGGNFCGETGKERYRIFFSAKFDRTFQSFGTWTDGTITPNQRDASRGTQRAGAYLTFDPSKGDQVGASVGLSYTSVDGARLNRKAEQPKSFDKARSQAHNTWQDELNRMRVAGGTTPDQRTYYTALYHSLLHPSIGSDVDNRYRGFDDQVHKADSTYYQMFSLWDTYRSQNQLVALLHPDKAADMAKSVLHIYQDGGWLPRWGLGNSETNVMSGDPITPWVVDIYNRGLLDNRTAHGLFDALWKNANEVPADQSIFRGRDGNPSYVQNGWVAYQNLPGYKFGDSRQAGSATLEYALGDCSLSTMASGLGYQDKAKTLASRCDNFTKLWDPTITSQGFNGFPVPKNADGSTVGNPDPTQTNAFHEGTAWQYQWMGQQDPQTLFGLMGGAGQAEQRLDKFFDMPTVLTDPAKAAADSWVTGAYDYHNAFAFNPNNEPDFAAPWMYTWTGAPWKTSAVLRAMRTLFTDDVYGMPGNDDLGATSSLLVFAMAGIFEAQPGSATYVITAPMFDKVEIRPEHGRTITIEAPGASASKLQYVSSVKTDGPGNGGKLRQSWLSHKDLLRAGTIKIQLSDTPTSWGVNAGPPAVARA